A window from Oikeobacillus pervagus encodes these proteins:
- the rsgA gene encoding ribosome small subunit-dependent GTPase A encodes MEEGKIIKALSGFYYVITKDERIVQCRGRGVFRKQKITPLVGDFVQFQAENDHEGYILNIFERKNELVRPPISNVDQAILVFSAANPDFSTSLLDRFLVLIESKKMKSIICITKLDLLNESEKESIDQFVHHYRSFGYEVILTSSILNEGLDPFIHCIQGKTSVFAGQSGVGKSSLLNAIRPDLQLKTGDISQSLGRGKHTTRHVELIKVEEGLIADTPGFSSLELTEITAEELAACFPEMVERSHECKFRGCLHLNEPKCQVKAAVENGEIPSYRYEHYQQFMEEIKERKPRY; translated from the coding sequence ATGGAAGAGGGAAAAATTATTAAGGCATTAAGTGGTTTTTATTATGTGATAACAAAAGATGAACGTATTGTTCAATGCCGAGGAAGGGGAGTTTTTCGAAAACAAAAAATCACCCCTCTTGTTGGGGATTTCGTCCAATTTCAAGCAGAAAATGACCACGAAGGATATATATTAAACATTTTCGAGCGGAAGAATGAATTAGTCCGGCCTCCGATTTCAAATGTTGACCAAGCAATCCTTGTGTTCTCAGCAGCAAATCCTGACTTCAGCACAAGCTTGCTTGATCGCTTTCTCGTCTTAATCGAATCAAAAAAAATGAAATCGATTATTTGCATTACAAAATTAGATCTATTAAATGAATCTGAAAAAGAATCGATTGATCAATTTGTTCATCATTATCGCTCTTTCGGATATGAAGTGATTTTAACTTCATCGATTTTAAATGAGGGGCTGGATCCATTTATTCATTGTATTCAAGGGAAAACTTCTGTTTTTGCTGGGCAATCAGGAGTGGGGAAATCATCCTTATTAAATGCGATTCGTCCAGATTTACAACTAAAAACGGGGGATATCTCGCAATCACTTGGAAGGGGAAAACATACGACACGTCATGTTGAATTAATCAAGGTGGAGGAAGGATTAATCGCGGATACACCTGGATTTAGTTCCTTGGAATTAACAGAAATCACGGCAGAGGAGCTAGCAGCTTGTTTTCCAGAAATGGTAGAAAGAAGTCATGAATGCAAATTTCGCGGTTGTCTTCATTTGAATGAACCGAAATGTCAGGTGAAGGCTGCCGTTGAAAATGGAGAAATTCCATCCTATCGCTACGAACATTATCAGCAATTTATGGAAGAAATAAAAGAAAGAAAGCCGAGGTATTAA
- the rpe gene encoding ribulose-phosphate 3-epimerase, translating to MVKIAPSILSANFAKLGEEIKEVEQGGADYIHIDVMDGHFVPNITMGPIVVEAIRPITKLPLDVHLMIENPDLYIEDFAKAGADYITVHVEACPHLHRTIQLIRSFGAKPGVVLNPATPVETIQHIIEDVDLVLLMTVNPGFGGQSFIHSVVPKIRQVKDLVDSKGLSVEIEIDGGVNKETAKICVDAGANVLVAGSAIYNQKDRKAAIQQIRENIES from the coding sequence ATGGTAAAAATAGCACCATCCATCCTTTCAGCAAATTTTGCAAAACTGGGGGAAGAAATTAAGGAAGTTGAACAAGGGGGGGCTGATTATATTCATATTGATGTTATGGACGGACATTTTGTTCCCAATATTACAATGGGACCGATCGTTGTAGAAGCGATTCGTCCCATCACCAAATTGCCGCTAGATGTCCATTTAATGATTGAAAATCCTGATCTTTACATTGAGGATTTTGCCAAAGCAGGAGCCGATTACATCACAGTTCATGTAGAAGCATGTCCGCATCTACACCGCACCATTCAACTCATACGATCTTTTGGGGCGAAACCGGGAGTGGTTTTAAACCCTGCAACACCAGTCGAGACGATTCAACATATAATTGAGGATGTTGACTTGGTATTATTAATGACGGTCAACCCTGGTTTTGGGGGTCAGTCATTTATTCATTCAGTTGTACCCAAAATACGTCAAGTAAAGGATTTAGTGGATTCTAAAGGATTATCGGTTGAAATTGAAATTGACGGTGGTGTAAATAAGGAAACGGCAAAAATTTGTGTAGATGCCGGAGCGAATGTCCTTGTAGCAGGTTCAGCTATTTATAATCAAAAGGATCGCAAAGCTGCCATTCAACAAATACGTGAAAACATAGAATCATAA
- a CDS encoding Asp23/Gls24 family envelope stress response protein, with the protein MTIELKTKFGQIDISNEVIATIAGGAAVDCYGIVGMASKNQIKDGITDILRKENFKRGVIVRQENDEVHIDMYIIVSYGTKISEVALNVQNKVKYTLDQTVGLAVDSVNIFVQGVRVMNP; encoded by the coding sequence ATGACCATAGAACTTAAAACGAAATTTGGACAAATTGATATTTCAAATGAAGTCATTGCGACAATAGCTGGTGGAGCAGCAGTAGATTGTTATGGAATTGTTGGAATGGCATCCAAAAACCAAATTAAAGATGGGATAACGGATATTTTAAGAAAAGAAAATTTCAAACGTGGGGTTATTGTTCGACAAGAAAACGATGAGGTTCATATTGATATGTATATTATCGTCAGCTATGGAACAAAAATTTCGGAAGTGGCCCTAAATGTTCAGAATAAAGTGAAATACACATTAGATCAAACCGTTGGGCTGGCTGTTGATTCAGTCAATATTTTTGTTCAAGGTGTAAGGGTAATGAACCCTTAG
- a CDS encoding DAK2 domain-containing protein, whose amino-acid sequence MSITSLDGVRFAEMVMAGAEHLSANAKMVDALNVFPVPDGDTGTNMNLSMTSGAKEVKNNLNAHIGKVAASLSKGLLMGARGNSGVILSQLFRGFAKEIERKSSINSLELAHAFEAGVTTAYKAVMKPVEGTILTVAKDAAKKGVQAARKQKDIVQFMELFVEEAKASLNRTPELLPVLKEVGVVDSGGQGLLLVYEGFLAVLKGEKLPQVLVGPSMDELVNAEHHKSVQSFMNTDEIQYGYCTEFMVRFEKEKIAKHPFSEDQFRQDLSAYGDSLLVISDDEIAKIHIHSEQPGEVLTYGQRYGSLIKLKIENMREQHSSIVGEQGLQPKVVEKVKEDQQEYGIVTVSMGEGIAELFRSIGASAVIEGGQTMNPSTEDIVKAIEEVNAKKLIILPNNKNIIMAAEQAAEMVDVEAVVVPSKTVPQGITAMLAFNPSAELEQNKEMMTDALANVKTGQITYAVRDTSIDGIAIKKDDFMGIVDGKIVVTDKDKVQGAQSLLQQMVDEDVEILTILYGQDAEEEEINAIVQYIEKEFPDVEVEIHNGKQPLYSFIFSVE is encoded by the coding sequence GTGTCAATTACATCTTTGGATGGAGTGCGTTTTGCGGAAATGGTGATGGCAGGTGCAGAACATTTATCTGCAAATGCAAAAATGGTAGATGCTCTTAACGTATTTCCTGTTCCGGATGGAGATACTGGAACAAATATGAATTTATCTATGACTTCAGGAGCAAAGGAAGTTAAAAATAATTTAAATGCTCATATTGGGAAGGTAGCCGCTTCATTATCAAAAGGTTTGCTCATGGGGGCTCGAGGAAATTCAGGCGTCATATTATCTCAATTATTTCGTGGATTTGCCAAAGAGATCGAGCGAAAGTCATCCATTAATTCACTTGAATTAGCCCATGCTTTTGAAGCAGGAGTGACAACCGCTTATAAAGCGGTTATGAAGCCAGTGGAAGGGACGATTTTGACAGTAGCAAAAGATGCTGCCAAAAAGGGAGTTCAAGCAGCAAGAAAGCAAAAAGACATCGTGCAATTTATGGAATTATTTGTAGAAGAGGCAAAAGCTTCCCTCAATCGAACACCAGAATTACTTCCTGTATTAAAGGAAGTAGGGGTTGTAGATAGTGGAGGTCAAGGCTTACTCCTTGTGTATGAAGGTTTTCTAGCAGTGCTTAAAGGGGAAAAGTTACCCCAAGTGCTTGTAGGTCCCTCAATGGATGAGCTCGTGAATGCTGAACATCATAAAAGTGTTCAAAGCTTTATGAATACCGATGAGATTCAATATGGTTACTGCACAGAATTCATGGTTCGATTTGAAAAAGAGAAAATTGCCAAACACCCATTTTCTGAAGACCAATTCAGACAGGATTTAAGTGCTTATGGAGACTCATTGCTTGTTATTTCGGATGATGAAATAGCTAAAATACATATTCACTCAGAACAGCCTGGTGAAGTATTAACATACGGGCAAAGATATGGAAGTCTAATTAAATTGAAAATCGAAAATATGCGTGAACAACATAGTAGTATTGTTGGTGAACAAGGATTGCAACCAAAAGTGGTAGAAAAAGTTAAAGAAGACCAACAAGAATATGGAATTGTAACGGTTTCAATGGGAGAAGGGATTGCTGAATTATTTAGAAGTATTGGGGCATCGGCTGTTATTGAAGGTGGCCAAACGATGAACCCAAGTACAGAAGATATTGTGAAGGCAATCGAAGAAGTCAATGCTAAGAAATTGATTATTCTACCAAATAATAAGAATATTATCATGGCAGCTGAACAGGCGGCTGAGATGGTTGATGTAGAGGCAGTTGTTGTTCCTTCTAAAACAGTCCCACAAGGCATCACTGCAATGCTTGCCTTTAATCCATCAGCAGAATTAGAACAGAATAAAGAAATGATGACGGACGCGCTTGCAAATGTAAAAACGGGCCAGATCACTTACGCCGTTCGCGATACGAGCATTGATGGAATTGCCATTAAAAAAGATGATTTCATGGGAATTGTCGATGGAAAAATTGTGGTAACGGATAAAGATAAAGTGCAAGGAGCCCAATCCCTTCTTCAACAAATGGTAGATGAAGATGTGGAGATCCTAACCATTTTATACGGACAAGATGCAGAGGAAGAAGAAATTAACGCGATTGTCCAATATATAGAAAAAGAATTTCCAGATGTAGAAGTTGAAATTCACAACGGAAAACAACCTTTATATTCATTTATATTCTCAGTTGAGTAA
- the sdaAA gene encoding L-serine ammonia-lyase, iron-sulfur-dependent, subunit alpha, with amino-acid sequence MFRNVAELVELADKNDKLISELMIQQEMEVTGKSRDEIMEQMEKNLKVMENAVERGLNGVHSHSGLTGGDAVLLQNYIQKGNFLSGETILDAVSKAVATNEVNAAMGTICATPTAGSAGVVPGTLFAVKNKLSPTREQMIRFLFTAGAFGFVVANNASISGAAGGCQAEVGSASGMAAAAIVEMAGGTPKQCADAMAITLKNMLGLVCDPVAGLVEVPCVKRNAMGAANAMVAADMALAGISSRIPCDEVIDAMYKIGQVMPTALRETAQGGLAATPTGRELETKIFGVPFEERE; translated from the coding sequence ATGTTTCGGAATGTTGCTGAATTGGTAGAATTAGCTGATAAGAACGACAAGCTCATTTCAGAACTTATGATTCAACAAGAAATGGAAGTGACAGGTAAGTCAAGAGATGAAATAATGGAACAGATGGAAAAGAATTTGAAAGTGATGGAGAATGCAGTTGAACGCGGATTAAATGGTGTACATTCTCACTCGGGATTAACAGGTGGTGATGCAGTACTTCTGCAAAACTATATTCAGAAAGGGAATTTTCTCTCGGGTGAAACGATTCTTGATGCTGTAAGTAAAGCGGTAGCTACAAATGAGGTGAATGCCGCAATGGGAACGATTTGTGCAACTCCAACCGCAGGGAGTGCAGGCGTAGTCCCTGGAACATTATTTGCAGTCAAAAATAAATTATCCCCGACAAGAGAACAAATGATTCGATTTCTTTTTACAGCGGGGGCTTTCGGTTTTGTTGTAGCGAACAATGCTTCCATTTCTGGTGCAGCGGGAGGGTGTCAAGCGGAAGTTGGATCTGCGTCAGGGATGGCTGCTGCCGCTATTGTAGAAATGGCAGGTGGTACACCAAAACAATGCGCTGACGCTATGGCCATTACATTAAAAAATATGCTTGGTCTCGTGTGTGATCCAGTCGCAGGCTTAGTTGAGGTACCTTGCGTCAAACGAAACGCGATGGGGGCTGCAAATGCAATGGTTGCAGCAGATATGGCATTAGCCGGAATTTCTAGCAGAATCCCATGTGATGAGGTGATTGATGCCATGTACAAAATTGGGCAAGTCATGCCTACCGCACTAAGAGAGACCGCACAAGGAGGGTTAGCGGCAACACCGACAGGACGTGAACTGGAAACGAAAATCTTCGGTGTGCCATTTGAAGAACGTGAGTAA
- a CDS encoding thiamine diphosphokinase, producing MQIGIVAGGPKRYIPELMPFAKSDWIWVGVDRGVYYLLENGIRPNVAFGDFDSVTKKEWQEIQEKVTDLKKYKPEKDETDMELALVWAFKQRPEKVYIFGATGGRLDHFLANIGLLVREEWIHDEIQFEMVDKTNRISVYTPGTYELPRHSEMKYISFVPVTPIVKEITLKGFKYPLTNKTIRIGSTLCISNELVEKKGTFSFSDGILIMIRSRDERL from the coding sequence ATGCAAATTGGGATAGTGGCTGGAGGTCCAAAACGATACATTCCAGAATTAATGCCGTTCGCAAAAAGTGATTGGATATGGGTTGGAGTTGATCGCGGGGTTTATTATTTACTAGAAAATGGGATACGTCCTAATGTAGCTTTCGGGGATTTTGATTCTGTAACAAAAAAAGAATGGCAAGAGATTCAAGAGAAAGTAACCGATTTAAAAAAATATAAACCTGAAAAAGATGAAACAGATATGGAACTTGCTCTAGTATGGGCATTCAAACAAAGACCGGAAAAAGTCTACATATTCGGAGCGACTGGAGGGAGACTGGACCATTTTTTGGCGAATATAGGTTTATTAGTTCGCGAGGAATGGATTCATGATGAAATCCAGTTTGAAATGGTGGATAAAACGAATAGAATCTCTGTCTATACTCCAGGAACGTATGAATTGCCCCGTCATTCAGAAATGAAATACATTTCTTTTGTCCCCGTCACCCCTATCGTAAAAGAGATTACTTTAAAAGGATTTAAATACCCTTTAACAAATAAAACCATTCGTATAGGATCGACTTTATGTATCAGCAATGAATTGGTTGAAAAAAAAGGTACTTTTTCATTTTCAGATGGCATATTAATAATGATAAGAAGTCGTGATGAAAGACTTTGA
- the sdaAB gene encoding L-serine ammonia-lyase, iron-sulfur-dependent subunit beta, giving the protein MKYKSVFDIIGPIMIGPSSSHTAGAARIGRLARSIFGREPKWAKIALYGSFAKTYKGHGTDIAIIGGLLDFDTFDERIRDAINISQKKGMEIEFIEEEAIPDHPNTAKITLGDEKGEMELVGVSIGGGKIEITELNGFELKLSGIHPAILVVHNDRSGAIAKVANILAENDLNIGHMEVSRKEKGKMALMVIEVDQAVGESVMKQIEALPNILKVARIVD; this is encoded by the coding sequence ATGAAATATAAAAGTGTATTTGATATCATTGGTCCGATTATGATTGGCCCATCTAGTTCCCATACTGCGGGTGCTGCCAGGATTGGACGGTTGGCGAGAAGTATATTTGGAAGAGAACCTAAATGGGCGAAAATAGCCCTTTATGGATCATTTGCCAAGACATATAAAGGACATGGAACAGACATTGCAATTATTGGCGGATTATTAGATTTTGATACTTTTGATGAGCGAATACGGGATGCCATAAATATTTCACAGAAAAAAGGAATGGAGATTGAATTTATTGAGGAAGAGGCCATTCCAGATCACCCAAATACGGCCAAAATCACTTTGGGGGATGAGAAGGGGGAAATGGAACTCGTAGGCGTTTCAATAGGTGGGGGTAAAATTGAGATCACTGAATTAAATGGCTTTGAATTAAAGCTTTCTGGAATTCACCCTGCCATCCTCGTGGTCCATAATGACCGATCAGGTGCCATTGCGAAAGTCGCCAATATTTTAGCGGAAAATGATTTGAACATTGGCCATATGGAAGTTTCTAGAAAGGAAAAAGGAAAGATGGCTTTAATGGTCATTGAAGTGGACCAGGCAGTAGGAGAGTCAGTTATGAAGCAAATAGAAGCATTACCAAACATTTTAAAAGTGGCTCGTATCGTTGATTAA
- the rpmB gene encoding 50S ribosomal protein L28, with protein MPKKCVVTGRKARSGNARSHAMNSSKRVWGANLQKVRILVDGKPKRVWVSARALKSGKVERV; from the coding sequence ATGCCAAAAAAATGTGTTGTTACAGGCCGTAAAGCTCGTTCTGGTAACGCTCGTTCTCATGCGATGAACTCATCTAAGCGTGTTTGGGGCGCGAACCTTCAAAAAGTTCGTATTCTTGTAGATGGAAAACCTAAACGTGTATGGGTTTCTGCAAGAGCTTTAAAATCCGGAAAAGTTGAGCGTGTATAA
- the pknB gene encoding Stk1 family PASTA domain-containing Ser/Thr kinase, giving the protein MLIGKRLNDRYKIKEMIGGGGMANVYLARDMILERDVAIKVLRLDFATEEEFIRRFQREAQSTTSLVHPNIVNIFDVGEEDDIYYIVMEFVDGMTLKQYIQQYSPIPVEKAIDIMKQLALAISHAHQNSIIHRDIKPQNILIDHDGNIKITDFGIAMALSATSITQTNSVLGSVHYISPEQARGGMATKKSDIYSLGIVMFELLTGRLPFSGESAVSIALKHLQSETPSLKRWNPNIPQSVENIVLKATAKDPFYRYNSVDEIVDDLSTALDPDRINEPRFEIPIDEEATKAIPIIADHEQMNSNLEETKVIQRDDQKNGLKEEKDDSVSQNQQKKKRKKWPWVLSIILLLALLTAAAFAIFSMNTPEKVEIPDVKGKNIDDAISILVTKGFKIGDTIEKSDEEIPEGKVVKTDPNANKMVTKGEEIDLYVSSGKATFKLDDYRDRQFDEIVQLLKDENFKEIKRETVYDDQPEGTIIEQDPDPREEVIPEETIITFTVSMGPEKISLIDLTEYNEKSLKDYAASSGLTISILRKEYSDTVSEGLVISQDPAPGTKLQQGDKVNVVLSLGKEEIPPKTVSKEITIPFEPDELGQPQEVQIFIEDMNHSMTEPFETFYIHEDTKKTLQFIIEKGKKAGYKVMRDQKVIIDEAIMYPEG; this is encoded by the coding sequence GTGCTGATCGGAAAACGCCTGAATGATCGATATAAGATAAAAGAAATGATTGGCGGTGGCGGTATGGCCAATGTCTATTTGGCAAGAGACATGATACTTGAGCGGGATGTCGCCATAAAAGTATTACGTTTAGACTTTGCCACCGAAGAGGAATTTATCCGCCGCTTTCAACGAGAAGCTCAATCCACAACAAGTCTTGTTCACCCAAATATTGTGAATATTTTCGATGTTGGGGAAGAGGATGATATCTATTATATCGTCATGGAATTTGTAGACGGGATGACACTTAAACAATACATACAACAATATTCCCCCATCCCGGTTGAAAAAGCGATCGATATAATGAAACAGCTGGCATTAGCTATATCTCACGCACATCAAAATTCGATTATCCATCGGGATATCAAACCGCAAAATATTTTAATCGACCATGATGGAAATATTAAAATTACGGATTTTGGAATTGCGATGGCACTTAGTGCTACATCGATTACCCAAACAAATTCTGTACTGGGTTCGGTGCATTACATATCACCTGAGCAAGCAAGAGGGGGAATGGCAACAAAGAAATCCGACATTTATTCTTTAGGAATTGTCATGTTTGAGCTTTTAACGGGACGACTTCCTTTCTCAGGGGAATCGGCCGTTTCTATTGCTTTAAAGCATCTTCAATCAGAAACACCTTCACTTAAAAGGTGGAATCCAAATATTCCTCAAAGTGTTGAAAATATCGTGTTAAAAGCGACAGCGAAAGACCCTTTTTATCGATATAATAGTGTAGACGAGATTGTAGATGACCTTTCAACAGCATTAGACCCAGATCGAATAAATGAACCAAGATTTGAAATCCCTATAGATGAAGAAGCAACAAAGGCCATCCCCATAATTGCGGATCATGAACAAATGAATAGCAATCTTGAAGAGACGAAAGTGATTCAACGAGATGATCAGAAGAATGGGTTGAAAGAGGAAAAGGATGATTCCGTATCACAAAATCAACAAAAAAAGAAAAGGAAAAAATGGCCTTGGGTTCTTTCAATTATTCTTTTACTAGCACTGCTTACCGCAGCCGCTTTCGCCATTTTTTCGATGAATACGCCTGAAAAAGTAGAGATTCCTGATGTTAAAGGAAAAAATATCGATGATGCTATCTCTATTCTTGTTACAAAAGGATTCAAAATTGGGGATACAATCGAAAAATCTGATGAAGAAATTCCAGAAGGAAAAGTGGTGAAAACGGATCCTAATGCCAATAAAATGGTGACAAAAGGGGAGGAAATCGATCTCTATGTGAGCTCAGGGAAAGCGACATTTAAGTTAGACGATTATCGTGACCGCCAATTTGACGAAATTGTTCAGTTACTTAAGGACGAAAATTTCAAAGAAATCAAAAGAGAGACGGTTTATGATGATCAACCTGAAGGAACCATTATCGAACAGGATCCAGACCCTAGGGAAGAAGTCATTCCAGAAGAAACGATCATTACTTTCACGGTAAGTATGGGTCCAGAGAAAATTTCATTAATTGATTTGACCGAATACAATGAAAAAAGTTTAAAAGATTATGCAGCATCTTCAGGGCTTACAATTAGTATTCTAAGAAAAGAATATTCGGACACCGTTTCGGAAGGACTAGTGATTTCTCAGGATCCTGCTCCGGGCACAAAATTGCAACAAGGCGATAAAGTAAACGTCGTCCTGTCACTTGGAAAAGAGGAAATCCCACCCAAGACAGTATCGAAGGAAATTACCATCCCTTTCGAACCGGATGAATTAGGTCAACCGCAAGAAGTTCAAATTTTTATTGAAGATATGAATCATAGTATGACGGAGCCTTTTGAAACTTTTTATATTCATGAAGATACAAAGAAAACCTTACAGTTTATCATTGAAAAAGGAAAAAAAGCTGGATATAAAGTGATGAGGGACCAGAAAGTGATTATAGATGAAGCTATCATGTACCCTGAAGGTTAA
- the spoVM gene encoding stage V sporulation protein SpoVM — protein sequence MKFYTIKLPKFLGGIVRAMLGTFKKE from the coding sequence ATGAAATTTTATACAATTAAACTACCTAAATTTTTAGGTGGGATTGTTCGCGCTATGCTTGGAACTTTTAAGAAGGAATAA